TATCGGCGAGATTGGTGGCAACGATGAAGAGAAGGCTGCCGAATTTGTCGCAAAGAATATCACTAAACCAGTGTTTGGCTTCATTGCCGGACAGACTGCACCAGCGGATAAAAGAATGGGACATGCTGGTGCCATCATTTCTGGTGGCAAAGGCACTGCTCAAGAGAAAATTAAAGCCTTTGAAAAAGTTGGAATTACTGTAATCTATGAACCTGAGGAAATTAGCAAAAAACTTTCGGCTATTTTTGATGTTAAAACATAGTAGAAGCCTGGTAAGACAATCTTAATCACAAACGGAATCTAACAAGACACAAAGCCTAATGGCGATAAAATAGACCAAAACAAAATTAACTGTTTTTCCCACCATTCGGTAACATTCAAAATTTTCCTGAGTTTCCTTACACTCTAATTTGAGAATACTGAAAAGTCAATTCTTGCCATTAAACCTATTGAATTCACTAAATATTTCTCTTGTGTTTTCTGAAGGTTCCCTTGTGTGTTTCAGAAACTTCTAATTTTCCCCACTTGACAATATTTGAAAAAAGATGTAAAGTTTAAGTAGGGTGATACTTATGTAAACACCTCAAGAGGAAATATGAAAATGTGTAAGTGTATCATAATATTTGCGGGAGGCATAATCCCAACATTTTATTAGGCCAGATGGTAGAAATAATAATTGGTACAGACAGCACATATTCTTATCATGGACCACTGAATCGTTCCTATAATTATTCAACTCATGAAGCGATATATCTACAGTCAGAAATAGGCATATCAGGTGTAATTACACATATAGCATATTACAAACACTTATCAGTTGATTTGAGTCCAATTGAAAATGTCGCGATTTATTTGAAACATACGGGTGAAGAAATACTCGCAAATGGTATTTATTCATTAATGGGCTATACAGAAGTTTTTACCGGCACATTTACTAATAATGCACACCAAGGATGGATGGGAGTCAGTTTAACGACCTCTTTTCCATATAACAATTCTGATAATCTTCAAATCTTAATTATAAAAGGTTATCAAGCATACTTAGCCATACAACCTATTTGGTGGCGATATACCACAACATCACCAATATATCGGACAAGACAAGCATACAATGACAACACTCCTCCAACAAATCTAAACCAAACCTATAACCGACCAAATATAAGATTAATGATAAGGCAGGTTTCAGACCTTATTGAAAACGATTTTAATACTCATCTGATTATATCTAAAATCAGCGCAACCCCTAATCCATTCACTAATAAGACTAATATCTCATTTAATCTTTCTGAAGCACAAAAGGTCTCATTGAAAATCTATGATACTAAAGGAAAACTTATTAGAACTTTAGTTGATGGGGTGATGAGTTCAGGAGTCCATAATATCACTTGGGATGGCACAGACGAACATAGACTTAATGTGGCTAAAGGCATTTATTTCTACATTCTTGAAACACCAAAGCAAAGGTTTAGTAAAAAGTTAATTTTGATGAGGTAGCATATGAAAGGTGTGATTATAATAATAATGTTGTTTATAATAAGTTTATCCGCACAGCAAGTAGAAGTAATAATTGGCACCGATACAACAAGTTCTTATGCTGGACCAATAAATCGTTTCTATAACTATTCTGGGCACGAAGCAATTTATCTGCAATCAGAGATCGGTCATTCAGGTAATATAACCCACATTGCTTATT
This genomic stretch from candidate division WOR-3 bacterium harbors:
- a CDS encoding T9SS type A sorting domain-containing protein, with the translated sequence MVEIIIGTDSTYSYHGPLNRSYNYSTHEAIYLQSEIGISGVITHIAYYKHLSVDLSPIENVAIYLKHTGEEILANGIYSLMGYTEVFTGTFTNNAHQGWMGVSLTTSFPYNNSDNLQILIIKGYQAYLAIQPIWWRYTTTSPIYRTRQAYNDNTPPTNLNQTYNRPNIRLMIRQVSDLIENDFNTHLIISKISATPNPFTNKTNISFNLSEAQKVSLKIYDTKGKLIRTLVDGVMSSGVHNITWDGTDEHRLNVAKGIYFYILETPKQRFSKKLILMR